A portion of the Flavobacteriales bacterium genome contains these proteins:
- a CDS encoding acyl-CoA thioesterase, producing the protein MERFSTHFRVMYADTDQMQVMHHSAYVKYLEVARTELMRDAGLPYVEMESMGIMSPILDLYIKYLRPALYDRVLEVKTWISQVKGSRITFSYEIYEDQQLLTTAYTTLVFLDAKTKRPSAIQESFLEKIKNYIT; encoded by the coding sequence ATGGAACGTTTTTCAACTCATTTTCGGGTGATGTATGCAGATACAGATCAAATGCAAGTGATGCATCATTCTGCCTATGTTAAATACCTAGAAGTAGCTCGTACAGAACTGATGCGAGATGCAGGTTTGCCTTATGTAGAGATGGAATCTATGGGGATTATGTCGCCTATTTTGGATCTCTATATCAAATACCTCCGTCCTGCTTTATATGATCGTGTTTTGGAAGTAAAAACGTGGATTTCACAAGTAAAAGGAAGTAGGATTACTTTTTCTTATGAAATATATGAGGATCAGCAATTGCTCACTACTGCTTATACTACTTTAGTATTTTTAGATGCAAAAACAAAAAGACCCTCAGCCATTCAAGAATCCTTTTTAGAAAAAATAAAAAACTATATAACATGA
- a CDS encoding DNA-3-methyladenine glycosylase I gives MEKRCKWAGNDPLYIQYHDEEWGVPVKEDQKLFEFLLLESFQAGLSWITILRKRENFRRAFDDFDYKKISKYSNQKIEELMQNKGIIRNRLKIKSAISNADAFMSIQKEFGSFSSYYWAFSKGETLYNSHENQESVPATTPLSDSLSKDLKKRGFKFVGSTIVYAFIQATGMVNDHIIDCFKHPQK, from the coding sequence ATGGAAAAACGATGCAAATGGGCTGGAAATGATCCGCTATATATTCAGTATCATGATGAAGAATGGGGTGTTCCTGTAAAAGAAGACCAAAAGCTTTTTGAATTTCTTCTGTTGGAGTCTTTTCAGGCAGGTCTTAGTTGGATAACTATTCTTAGAAAAAGAGAAAACTTTAGACGAGCTTTTGATGATTTTGATTATAAAAAGATCTCAAAATACTCCAATCAAAAAATTGAAGAGTTAATGCAAAACAAAGGAATTATTAGAAATAGATTGAAAATTAAATCGGCAATAAGCAATGCAGATGCTTTTATGAGTATTCAAAAGGAATTCGGTAGCTTTTCTTCCTATTATTGGGCATTTTCAAAAGGGGAAACGCTCTATAACTCTCATGAGAATCAAGAATCTGTTCCTGCAACTACTCCATTATCCGATTCCTTATCTAAGGATTTGAAAAAACGTGGATTTAAATTTGTGGGTTCTACTATTGTTTATGCATTTATACAAGCCACAGGCATGGTGAATGATCATATTATTGATTGCTTTAAACATCCACAAAAATGA
- a CDS encoding ion channel, translating to MSAKNTKDPGFGFQSHEKVKSIIGKNGRSNVQHINRSFGLDDLYTFFIEMSWGKFFLLMILGYLILNIIFGGLYWFVGIEHITQVSGNEWTDFLNAFFFSTQTLTTLGYGASFPSGKLANIIASFEAFFGLLSFAFITGLLYARFSKPKAAINFSKNMILRPHKEGRALMFRLMNSRKTVMIEPEVNVTISINKKDDKGLFQRNFYRLQLEREKIMYLPTVWTVVHEIDEKSPLYTLSNQEIANLNAELYILAQYHEESYGQIVYQIGTYHFSAIELEVKFSPAFEYNLDGFVVLDHHKLSDVEKMD from the coding sequence ATGAGTGCAAAAAACACAAAAGATCCTGGTTTTGGGTTTCAGTCCCACGAAAAAGTTAAAAGTATTATTGGTAAAAACGGACGTTCAAATGTTCAGCATATAAACCGCTCTTTTGGACTAGATGATTTATACACTTTTTTTATAGAAATGTCTTGGGGAAAGTTTTTTCTTTTAATGATTCTTGGATATTTAATTCTAAATATCATTTTTGGTGGTCTTTATTGGTTCGTGGGCATAGAACACATCACACAAGTATCTGGAAATGAATGGACAGATTTTCTCAATGCTTTTTTCTTTAGCACCCAAACACTTACCACTCTGGGTTATGGTGCCAGCTTTCCCTCTGGAAAATTAGCAAATATAATTGCGAGTTTCGAAGCTTTCTTCGGGCTTCTCAGTTTTGCTTTTATCACAGGATTACTCTATGCTCGTTTTTCTAAACCTAAAGCGGCTATCAACTTTAGTAAAAATATGATTCTACGCCCTCATAAAGAAGGTAGAGCTCTGATGTTTAGACTCATGAATAGCAGAAAAACAGTAATGATAGAACCCGAAGTAAATGTCACGATTTCTATTAATAAAAAAGACGATAAAGGACTGTTTCAAAGGAATTTTTATAGACTACAGCTCGAAAGAGAAAAAATCATGTATCTACCCACCGTATGGACTGTTGTTCATGAGATAGATGAAAAAAGCCCACTATATACACTTTCTAATCAAGAAATTGCCAATCTCAATGCCGAATTATATATCCTTGCTCAATATCATGAAGAATCCTACGGACAGATTGTCTATCAAATAGGAACTTACCATTTTTCGGCAATAGAATTGGAGGTCAAGTTCTCTCCTGCTTTTGAATACAATCTCGATGGTTTTGTCGTTTTGGATCATCATAAACTCAGCGATGTGGAGAAAATGGATTAA